A genomic segment from Nicotiana sylvestris chromosome 1, ASM39365v2, whole genome shotgun sequence encodes:
- the LOC104232541 gene encoding zinc finger protein GAI-ASSOCIATED FACTOR 1-like: MSNISSGNSSTAGAEEEYEEQDQQQTSNVLLPSSVHQEQDLPNKKRRKLPGNPDPSAEVIALSPKTLMATNRFICEVCNKGFQREQNLQLHRRGHNLPWKLKQKTSSDEIRKRRVYICPEPTCIHHNPARALGDLTGIKKHYSRKHGEKKWKCDRCSKKYAVQSDWKAHSKTCGTKEYKCDCGTIFSRRDSFITHRAFCDALTEENNKVNQSLASTTGPSHTPVSEVMPTSMLNLSEIRNPNMKIPLKPSPRELNIQTPTGPLLNMAGSMFTSPRNLSSSSFSGFQLSTNSSNMSSSATALLQQAAQMGATVSSSMNSPIMVQKGYPSLFQSDHNQTQIGSSVHGFFGSMLQNGTQETLISELLNSNSTAGDNQKTSRMQNEGWYNGLFNETKINGESGNDSLTLDFLGIGGMRQRNSHEMHQQQQQEMSFEQQKEMSSMWDD; the protein is encoded by the exons aTGTCAAACATCTCTTCTGGGAATAGTAGTACTGCAGGTGCAGAAGAAGAATATGAAGAGCAAGATCAGCAGCAAACTTCTAACGTACTTTTGCCTTCTAGTGTTCATCAAGAGCAAGATCTTCCTAATAAGAAGAGAAGGAAATTACCTGGAAATCCTG ATCCTAGTGCTGAAGTTATTGCCTTATCACCAAAGACCCTAATGGCAACAAACCGGTTCATATGTGAAGTCTGTAACAAAGGCTTCCAAAGGGAACAAAACCTTCAACTACACAGGAGAGGACACAATCTACCGTGGAAGCTAAAACAAAAAACAAGCAGTGATGAGATAAGGAAACGGCGAGTGTATATTTGCCCAGAACCAACGTGTATCCACCATAATCCTGCTCGTGCTCTTGGAGATCTGACGGGGATTAAGAAACATTATTCGCGTAAACATGGTGAAAAGAAATGGAAATGTGACAGGTGCTCTAAAAAGTATGCAGTGCAATCTGACTGGAAAGCCCATTCCAAAACGTGTGGGACTAAAGAGTACAAATGTGACTGTGGTACCATCTTCTCCAG GAGGGATAGCTTTATTACTCACAGAGCCTTTTGTGATGCCTTGACTGAAGAAAACAACAAAGTAAACCAAAGTTTAGCTTCAACCACAGGACCTAGCCATACTCCAGTCTCTGAAGTCATGCCCACTAGCATGTTGAACTTATCAGAAATCAGAAATCCAAACATGAAAATTCCTTTGAAACCTTCACCTCGTGAACTCAATATTCAAACACCTACAGGACCCTTATTAAACATGGCAGGAAGCATGTTTACTAGTCCAAGAAatttatcttcttcctctttttctgGTTTTCAGTTAAGCACAAATTCGTCGAATATGTCATCATCAGCAACAGCTTTATTACAACAAGCAGCTCAAATGGGAGCAACTGTGAGCAGTAGCATGAACTCTCCAATAATGGTACAAAAAGGGTACCCTTCTCTGTTTCAAAGTGATCATAATCAAACACAAATAGGGAGCTCTGTGCATGGATTTTTTGGGTCTATGTTACAAAATGGAACTCAAGAAACGTTGATTTCAGAATTATTGAACTCGAATAGTACTGCTGGTGATAATCAGAAGACTTCAAGAATGCAAAATGAAGGGTGGTATAATGGTTTATTTAATGAAACAAAGATTAATGGAGAGAGTGGGAATGATAGCTTGACACTAGACTTTCTTGGGATAGGGGGAATGAGACAAAGGAATTCCCATGAAATgcatcagcagcagcagcaagaaaTGAGCTTCGAACAGCAAAAAGAAATGAGCTCCATGTGGGATGATTGA